ACCGTGGTCTACGAGCGCGGGGCCGGTCCGGCTGCCTTCCTGCGCTTCCTCCTGCGCGTGCGGTCGCTCGGGGCGGAGCTCGCTCTCGACCTCCAGCGCCACGCGAAAAGCGGTCTCGTGTCCCGGTTTTCGGGCGCGCCGAGGCGGCTCGGTTTCGCGCGAGAAAACTCCCGCGAGGGCAATTTCCTCTTCCAGACGGAGGCCGTGCCGGCGGCGCCGCACGAAAGTTCGAAACTCGCACAGTTTCTGCGCTTCGCCGACGTCCTCGGCGTGCCCCCGGCCCCGGTGGAGTTCGGCATCGTTCCGGACCGCGAGGGGGCGTCCCGGCTTCTGGGACCGCCGGGGAGCCCGTACGTCGTGGCCTACGTCGGGTCCACCGCCCCCTCTCGCCTCTGGTCCCCGGCGCGCACGTCCGAAGTCGTTCGCTGGCTCCGGGGAAAAGGGTTCGAGGTCGTGCTCGTGGGCGGCGTCGGAGACCGCGAGCGAGTCCGGGAGCTCGGAGCGACCGGCGCGGTCGATCTCGTGGGGCGGACGTCGCTGCGAGAGCTCGCGGCGGTCCTCGAGGGGGCGGTCCTCGCGTTCGGGCCGGACTCGGGTCCCATGCACCTGGCCGCTGCCGTGGGAACTCCCGTGGTTTCCCTCTGGGGACCCACGAGCGCTGCCCGCTCGGCTCCTTTCGGGTTCGAAACCCTCGTCGTGGAAGGCGA
The sequence above is a segment of the Candidatus Binatia bacterium genome. Coding sequences within it:
- the rfaF gene encoding lipopolysaccharide heptosyltransferase I, which codes for MGRKVPERVLFVLLGAIGDVVRALPLLCRLRRHWAETRFYWAAEPAAAELLEQHPALSGTVVYERGAGPAAFLRFLLRVRSLGAELALDLQRHAKSGLVSRFSGAPRRLGFARENSREGNFLFQTEAVPAAPHESSKLAQFLRFADVLGVPPAPVEFGIVPDREGASRLLGPPGSPYVVAYVGSTAPSRLWSPARTSEVVRWLRGKGFEVVLVGGVGDRERVRELGATGAVDLVGRTSLRELAAVLEGAVLAFGPDSGPMHLAAAVGTPVVSLWGPTSAARSAPFGFETLVVEGDAPCRPCFRKTCPIGALCMERIGVADVVAKLERALEMATHGRAISS